In the Streptomyces sp. f51 genome, one interval contains:
- a CDS encoding penicillin acylase family protein yields MPPNTTASSGQQPGKSGRKKGRKARLFLIVLVLAIIGGIAFGAYWSVSTVRASFPQTKGSIRLDGLSGPVTVQRDGNGIPQIYASSDADLFMAQGFVQAQDRFYEMDVRRHMTSGRLSEMFGSGQVKNDEFLRTLAWGRIAKKEYDTKLSASTKKYLQAYSEGVNAYLKGKSGKDVSLEYAALGFTNDYKPTQWTPVDSVSWLKAMAWDLRGNMQEEIDRSLMTSRLGPKQIADLYPEYPYSRNKTIVREGAYDSVTGTYSSTGSASTTTAGTGLAGNTAAPTGFQSQLSGLYKVLDGLPTAVGVNGNGIGSNSWVVAGSHTITGKPLLANDPHLSASLPSVWYQMGLHCTAISAKCQYDVTGYTFAGMPGVVIGHNADMAWGMTNSGVDVTDLYLEKITGEGYEYDGKVLPFTTRKETIKVAGGSAKTIVVRQTQDGMPLLSDRDDELVQVGKKATVDAGAPDRGDGYAIALRWTALDPGNTMDAVFAMDKASNWSEFRKAAASFQVPSQNLIYADGAGASGNIGYTLPGRIPTRAKGDDGSLPSPGWDSKYRWTGYIKQSALPYEYNPKRGYIVTANQAVVDPGKYPYTLTTDWGYGTRSQRITDLIEAKTKGGAKISTDDMRQMQLDNSSEIAKLLVPRLLKIDVADKDVRDAQKLLEGWDYTQDADSAAAAYFNATWRNILKLAFGNKLPKELRVKGQCLWVERVDTTGPADEGQTVRECGEREPDQAQPDGGDRWFEVIRQIIDDEHNDWWKLPRTRTEDASTSRDKLFARAMTDARWELTAKLGKDIDTWNWGRLHRLFLKNQTLGTEGPGFLQYMLNRGPWNLSGGEATVNATGWNAAGGYGVVWVPSMRMVVNLGDLDKSKWINLSGASGHAYSAHYTDQTELWAKGELLPWAFSKKAVDKKTSDTLVLKP; encoded by the coding sequence ATGCCCCCCAACACCACCGCCTCTTCCGGCCAGCAGCCCGGCAAGTCCGGCAGGAAGAAGGGGCGCAAAGCCCGACTGTTCTTGATTGTCCTGGTTCTCGCCATCATCGGAGGCATCGCCTTCGGCGCGTACTGGAGCGTCAGCACGGTGCGCGCCTCCTTCCCGCAGACGAAGGGCTCCATCCGGCTCGACGGCCTGTCGGGGCCCGTGACCGTGCAGCGCGACGGCAACGGGATCCCCCAGATCTACGCCTCGTCCGACGCGGACCTGTTCATGGCCCAGGGCTTCGTCCAGGCGCAGGACCGGTTCTACGAGATGGACGTGCGCCGTCACATGACCTCGGGCCGGCTGTCCGAGATGTTCGGCTCGGGCCAGGTCAAGAACGACGAGTTCCTGCGCACGCTGGCCTGGGGCCGGATCGCGAAGAAGGAGTACGACACCAAGCTGTCGGCCTCCACGAAGAAGTACCTCCAGGCCTACTCCGAGGGTGTCAACGCCTACCTCAAGGGCAAGAGCGGCAAGGACGTCTCCCTGGAGTACGCCGCGCTCGGCTTCACCAACGACTACAAGCCGACCCAGTGGACCCCGGTCGACTCGGTGTCGTGGCTCAAGGCGATGGCCTGGGACCTGCGCGGCAACATGCAGGAGGAGATCGACCGCTCCCTGATGACGAGCCGGCTCGGCCCGAAGCAGATCGCGGACCTGTACCCGGAGTACCCGTACAGCCGGAACAAGACGATCGTCCGCGAGGGCGCGTACGACAGCGTCACCGGGACCTACTCCTCGACCGGCTCCGCCTCGACGACCACGGCCGGCACCGGGCTCGCGGGCAACACCGCGGCGCCCACCGGGTTCCAGAGCCAGCTCTCGGGGCTCTACAAGGTCCTCGACGGCCTGCCCACCGCCGTCGGCGTGAACGGCAACGGCATCGGCTCCAACTCCTGGGTCGTCGCCGGAAGCCACACCATCACCGGCAAGCCGCTGCTGGCCAACGACCCGCACCTGTCGGCGTCGCTTCCCTCCGTCTGGTACCAGATGGGCCTGCACTGCACCGCGATCTCCGCCAAGTGCCAGTACGACGTCACCGGATACACCTTCGCGGGCATGCCCGGCGTGGTCATCGGCCACAACGCCGACATGGCCTGGGGCATGACCAACTCCGGGGTCGACGTCACCGACCTCTACCTGGAGAAGATCACCGGCGAGGGCTACGAGTACGACGGCAAGGTGCTGCCCTTCACCACCCGTAAGGAGACGATCAAGGTCGCGGGCGGGTCCGCCAAGACGATCGTCGTCCGGCAGACCCAGGACGGAATGCCGCTGCTCTCCGACCGCGACGACGAGCTCGTCCAGGTCGGCAAGAAGGCCACGGTCGACGCCGGGGCGCCCGACCGCGGTGACGGCTACGCGATAGCCCTGCGCTGGACCGCGCTGGACCCGGGCAACACCATGGACGCCGTCTTCGCGATGGACAAGGCGTCGAACTGGTCCGAGTTCCGCAAGGCCGCCGCCTCCTTCCAGGTGCCCTCCCAGAACCTGATCTACGCCGACGGCGCCGGCGCGAGCGGCAACATCGGCTACACGCTGCCCGGCAGGATCCCCACCCGCGCGAAGGGCGACGACGGCTCGCTGCCCTCGCCCGGCTGGGACTCCAAGTACCGCTGGACCGGCTACATCAAGCAGTCCGCGCTGCCGTACGAGTACAACCCCAAGCGCGGCTACATCGTGACCGCGAACCAGGCGGTGGTCGACCCCGGCAAGTACCCGTACACGCTCACGACGGACTGGGGCTACGGCACCCGCAGCCAGCGCATCACCGATCTGATCGAGGCGAAGACCAAGGGCGGCGCCAAGATCTCGACCGACGACATGCGCCAGATGCAGCTGGACAACAGCAGTGAGATCGCCAAGCTGCTCGTGCCCAGGCTGCTCAAGATCGACGTGGCCGACAAGGACGTCCGCGACGCGCAGAAGCTCCTGGAGGGCTGGGACTACACCCAGGACGCCGACTCCGCGGCCGCCGCCTACTTCAACGCCACCTGGCGCAACATCCTCAAGCTCGCCTTCGGCAACAAGCTGCCCAAGGAGCTGCGGGTCAAGGGCCAGTGCCTGTGGGTCGAGCGCGTCGACACCACCGGTCCCGCGGACGAGGGCCAGACGGTGCGCGAGTGCGGCGAGCGCGAGCCCGACCAGGCGCAGCCGGACGGCGGCGACCGCTGGTTCGAGGTGATCCGCCAGATCATCGACGACGAGCACAACGACTGGTGGAAGCTGCCCAGGACGCGCACCGAGGACGCGTCCACCAGCCGGGACAAGCTGTTCGCCCGGGCCATGACGGACGCGCGCTGGGAGCTGACCGCCAAGCTCGGCAAGGACATCGACACCTGGAACTGGGGCCGGCTGCACCGCCTGTTCCTGAAGAACCAGACGCTCGGCACCGAGGGCCCCGGCTTCCTCCAGTACATGCTCAACCGCGGCCCCTGGAACCTCAGCGGCGGCGAGGCGACGGTCAACGCGACCGGCTGGAACGCGGCGGGCGGCTACGGGGTGGTCTGGGTCCCCTCGATGCGGATGGTCGTCAACCTCGGGGACCTCGACAAGTCCAAGTGGATCAACCTCTCGGGCGCCTCGGGGCACGCCTACAGCGCGCACTACACGGACCAGACGGAGCTGTGGGCCAAGGGGGAGCTCCTGCCCTGGGCCTTCAGCAAGAAGGCCGTCGACAAGAAGACGAGCGACACTCTGGTCCTGAAGCCCTGA
- a CDS encoding potassium/proton antiporter, with protein MLGSVRRPRRTGSARKEQPLTVHHLNQLLLVCSLVLLFAVAAVRISSRSGLPTLLVYLGIGVAIGQDGIGDVHFSNAELTQVIGYAALVVILAEGGLGTKWREIRPALPAASALATVGVAVSVGVTAAAAHLLIGLEWRQALIVGAVVSSTDAAAVFSVLRKIPLPSRVTGILEAESGFNDAPVVILVVAFSTAGPVEHWYTLIGEIALELTIGAAIGLAVGWLGAYGLRHVALPASGLYPIAVMAIAVSAYAAGALAHGSGFLAVYLASMVLGNAKLPHWPATRGFAEGLGWIAQIGMFVLLGLLVTPHEMGDDIVPALLIGLVLTMVARPLSVVASLLPFRIPWQEQVLLSWAGLRGAVPIILATIPMVSGIEESRRIFNIVFVLVVVYTLIQGPTLPWLARKLRLGESTGAADLGIESAPLERLRGHLLSVAIPKGSRMHGVEVGELRLPPGAAVTLVVREAKSFVPAPTTVLRLGDELLVVATDPVRDATERRLRAVGQGGKLADWLGVGDGGAEHRTQHRTGL; from the coding sequence GTGCTGGGATCCGTACGCCGCCCCCGGCGGACCGGATCGGCGAGAAAGGAACAGCCCCTGACTGTCCACCACCTCAACCAGCTCCTGCTCGTGTGCTCGCTCGTCCTGCTCTTCGCGGTCGCGGCGGTCCGGATCTCCTCGCGCAGCGGGCTTCCCACGCTGCTCGTCTACCTGGGCATCGGCGTCGCGATCGGCCAGGACGGGATCGGCGACGTCCACTTCAGCAATGCCGAGCTCACCCAGGTCATCGGGTACGCGGCCCTGGTCGTGATCCTGGCCGAGGGCGGCCTCGGCACGAAGTGGAGGGAGATCAGACCCGCCCTGCCGGCGGCCTCCGCGCTGGCGACGGTGGGTGTGGCGGTGAGCGTGGGTGTCACGGCCGCGGCCGCGCACCTCCTGATCGGTCTCGAATGGCGCCAGGCGCTCATCGTCGGGGCGGTCGTCTCGTCGACGGACGCGGCGGCGGTCTTCTCGGTGCTGCGCAAGATCCCCCTGCCCTCGCGCGTGACGGGCATCCTGGAGGCCGAGTCGGGCTTCAACGACGCCCCGGTGGTCATCCTGGTCGTCGCGTTCTCCACGGCCGGCCCGGTGGAGCACTGGTACACGCTGATCGGCGAGATAGCGCTGGAGCTGACCATCGGCGCCGCCATAGGTCTCGCGGTCGGCTGGCTGGGCGCGTACGGACTGCGGCACGTGGCACTGCCCGCCTCCGGCCTGTACCCCATCGCCGTCATGGCGATCGCCGTCTCGGCCTACGCCGCCGGCGCGCTCGCCCACGGCAGCGGCTTCCTCGCCGTCTACCTCGCCTCCATGGTGCTCGGAAACGCGAAGCTGCCCCACTGGCCCGCCACCCGCGGCTTCGCCGAGGGGCTCGGCTGGATCGCCCAGATCGGCATGTTCGTGCTGCTCGGCCTGCTGGTCACCCCGCACGAGATGGGCGACGACATCGTCCCGGCCCTGCTCATCGGCCTGGTGCTGACGATGGTGGCGCGGCCGCTGAGCGTGGTCGCGAGCCTGCTGCCGTTCCGCATCCCGTGGCAGGAGCAGGTGCTGCTGTCCTGGGCGGGGCTGCGCGGCGCCGTGCCCATCATCCTGGCGACGATCCCGATGGTGAGCGGCATCGAGGAGAGCAGGCGGATCTTCAACATCGTCTTCGTCCTGGTCGTCGTCTACACCCTCATCCAGGGGCCGACCCTGCCGTGGCTGGCCCGCAAGCTCCGTCTCGGGGAGTCCACCGGCGCCGCCGACCTCGGCATCGAGTCGGCGCCCCTGGAGCGGCTGCGCGGCCATCTGCTGTCCGTCGCGATCCCCAAGGGGTCCCGGATGCACGGCGTCGAGGTGGGCGAGCTGCGGCTGCCTCCGGGCGCGGCCGTCACGCTCGTCGTCCGCGAGGCGAAGTCCTTCGTGCCCGCGCCGACGACGGTGCTGCGGCTCGGCGACGAACTGCTGGTCGTGGCGACGGACCCGGTCCGCGACGCGACCGAGCGGCGGCTTCGCGCGGTGGGCCAGGGCGGCAAGCTCGCCGACTGGCTGGGCGTCGGTGACGGCGGGGCGGAACACCGGACACAGCACCGAACAGGGCTGTGA
- a CDS encoding MFS transporter, with the protein MASTVTSRPGYGQLLRTRGAWTFLLPGFAARQPFAMLTISIVLLVQHTTGSYGAAGAVAAVTGVSMALFAPFTGRLADRHGQRAVLLPGVLVHAAAGFSLTALALAGAPLWVLFVAAVPTGASVPQISPMVRARWGVKLQDSPLMPTAAAFESVTDELTFVFGPLLATALCTAVAPAAGLLTEASLTLVGGLLFAAQKSTQPAVAAAGHARVEHGSALRIPGVRVLIMTFLGIGSVFGGMQVSLAAYSQSIGEPGLNGVLYGVFAAGNMLSGIVCGAVAWKVAPQRRLVLGYAALAVAASGLWAANSVVVLAGLGLVVGMCIAPSLITGYTLVESLVPRGARTEAFTWLTGAVALGQAAAVTVAGQLEDRLWGGAGFLVPMAGTALALATLVTLRSRLAPGAPSRAVARGVGHRVPVTVD; encoded by the coding sequence GTGGCATCCACGGTCACCTCCCGCCCGGGATACGGACAGCTGCTGCGCACCCGCGGCGCCTGGACGTTCCTGCTCCCCGGCTTCGCCGCCCGTCAGCCGTTCGCCATGCTGACGATCTCCATCGTGCTGCTCGTGCAGCACACCACCGGCTCCTACGGTGCCGCCGGCGCGGTCGCGGCCGTCACCGGTGTCTCCATGGCGCTGTTCGCGCCCTTCACCGGGCGTCTGGCCGACCGGCACGGACAGCGCGCCGTCCTGCTGCCCGGTGTCCTCGTGCACGCCGCGGCCGGCTTCTCCCTGACGGCGCTCGCGCTGGCGGGTGCCCCCTTGTGGGTGCTCTTCGTCGCCGCCGTGCCGACGGGCGCCTCCGTGCCGCAGATCAGCCCCATGGTGCGGGCACGCTGGGGCGTCAAGCTCCAGGACTCGCCCCTGATGCCGACCGCGGCCGCGTTCGAGTCGGTCACGGACGAGCTGACGTTCGTCTTCGGCCCCCTGCTCGCCACGGCGCTGTGCACGGCCGTCGCCCCCGCCGCGGGCCTGCTGACCGAGGCGTCGCTGACCCTGGTCGGCGGTCTGCTGTTCGCCGCGCAGAAGAGCACGCAGCCCGCGGTCGCCGCCGCCGGGCACGCGCGCGTGGAGCACGGTTCCGCTCTGCGGATCCCCGGGGTACGCGTTCTGATCATGACCTTCCTGGGCATCGGCTCCGTCTTCGGCGGCATGCAGGTCTCGCTGGCCGCGTACAGCCAGTCGATCGGCGAGCCCGGCCTGAACGGTGTCCTGTACGGCGTCTTCGCGGCGGGCAACATGCTCTCGGGCATCGTCTGCGGCGCCGTCGCCTGGAAGGTGGCCCCGCAGCGACGCCTGGTCCTCGGGTACGCCGCCCTCGCGGTGGCCGCCTCCGGGCTGTGGGCCGCGAACTCGGTGGTCGTGCTCGCCGGCCTCGGTCTGGTGGTCGGCATGTGCATCGCTCCGAGCCTGATCACCGGCTACACACTGGTCGAGAGCCTCGTTCCGCGGGGCGCCCGCACCGAGGCCTTCACCTGGCTCACCGGCGCCGTCGCGCTCGGCCAGGCGGCGGCCGTCACGGTGGCGGGACAGCTGGAGGACAGGCTGTGGGGCGGCGCGGGCTTCCTGGTCCCGATGGCCGGTACCGCACTGGCTCTGGCGACCCTCGTGACCCTGCGGTCGCGTCTCGCCCCAGGGGCCCCGAGCCGTGCCGTCGCGCGTGGCGTCGGTCACCGCGTGCCGGTGACAGTGGACTGA
- a CDS encoding FmdB family zinc ribbon protein, with protein sequence MPTYQYQCTECGEGLEAVQKFTDDALTECPNCNGRLKKVFSAVGIVFKGSGFYRNDSRGSSSSSSPASKPSTSTSASSTSDTKSSSSTSGSSSSGAKSSGTGSAGSSAA encoded by the coding sequence GTGCCGACCTACCAGTACCAGTGCACCGAGTGCGGCGAGGGCCTCGAGGCGGTGCAGAAGTTCACCGATGACGCCCTGACGGAATGCCCGAATTGCAACGGCCGCCTGAAGAAGGTGTTCTCGGCCGTCGGCATTGTCTTCAAGGGCTCCGGCTTCTACCGCAACGACAGCCGCGGCTCCTCGTCGAGCAGCTCGCCGGCGTCGAAGCCGTCGACATCCACGTCCGCGTCCTCGACCTCGGACACCAAGTCCTCGTCGTCGACGTCCGGCTCGTCGTCCTCGGGCGCGAAGTCGTCGGGCACCGGCTCCGCCGGCAGCTCCGCCGCGTAA
- a CDS encoding S-methyl-5'-thioadenosine phosphorylase, with protein MANTENPQTPAAGEQPAASAEIGVIGGSGFYSFLDDVTELRVDTPYGPPSDSLFLGEIAGRRVAFLPRHGRGHHLPPHRINYRANLWALRSVGARQILGPCAVGGLRPEYGPGTLLVPDQFVDRTKARSQSYFDGLPLPDGTVPNVVHVSLADPYCPVGRKVALEAARGRGWEPVDGGTLVVIEGPRFSTRAESLWHQAQGWSVVGMTGHPEAALARELELCYTSLTLVTDLDAGAETGEGVSHDEVLKVFAANVDRLRGVLFDAVAALPANGSRDCLCTKALGGMDPGFTLP; from the coding sequence ATGGCGAACACGGAGAACCCACAGACCCCGGCCGCCGGCGAGCAGCCGGCTGCCTCGGCCGAGATCGGCGTCATCGGCGGCTCGGGCTTCTACTCCTTCCTCGACGACGTGACCGAGCTGCGGGTGGACACCCCTTACGGCCCGCCCAGCGACTCCCTCTTCCTCGGCGAGATCGCCGGCCGGCGGGTCGCCTTCCTGCCGCGCCACGGCCGCGGCCACCATCTGCCGCCGCACCGGATCAACTACCGGGCCAACCTGTGGGCGCTGCGCTCCGTCGGCGCCCGCCAGATCCTCGGCCCCTGCGCCGTGGGCGGACTGCGCCCCGAGTACGGGCCCGGGACCCTGCTCGTTCCCGACCAGTTCGTGGACCGTACGAAGGCCCGCTCGCAGTCCTACTTCGACGGGCTGCCGCTGCCCGACGGCACGGTGCCGAACGTGGTGCACGTGTCGCTGGCCGACCCGTACTGCCCCGTGGGCCGCAAGGTCGCCCTGGAGGCCGCGCGGGGACGCGGCTGGGAGCCGGTGGACGGCGGCACGCTCGTGGTCATAGAGGGTCCGCGGTTCTCCACCCGGGCCGAATCGCTCTGGCACCAGGCGCAGGGCTGGTCGGTGGTCGGCATGACCGGACACCCCGAGGCCGCGCTCGCCCGCGAACTGGAGCTCTGCTACACGTCGTTGACACTGGTCACCGACCTCGACGCGGGCGCCGAGACCGGTGAGGGCGTCTCGCACGACGAGGTGCTGAAGGTGTTCGCCGCGAACGTGGACCGGCTGCGGGGCGTGCTCTTCGACGCGGTCGCGGCGCTGCCCGCGAACGGATCGCGGGACTGCCTGTGCACGAAGGCGCTGGGCGGGATGGATCCGGGCTTCACGCTGCCCTGA